One stretch of Pyrenophora tritici-repentis strain M4 chromosome 4, whole genome shotgun sequence DNA includes these proteins:
- a CDS encoding FucP, Fucose permease — translation MATTDFTGDFPTRGPVVLGVSAMVRRPGWDDYTMLLAWVLAFGASFSICYGTTKGLGRKQENIPLEWQAQMKQSSYAFSVLYNPALMATKTSILLFYLTLSTTHKVFRWATIATLVVVNVGGLALTILNMLQCNPLSAAWASPVPDSAHCTNIVTIYLSSAPLNIISDLAILFLPMPILTSMRLPKKQKIILVVTFGFGIFVAVVDVVRIAYLQAAQRNTLQAAQQQTHESGNDQRNTNDFAWFSSLSFMWSTVEINLGIMCGCVPALKPLVRRFLPHWIIDHTIRDATRTSDETPVLHTEILDSRRQSDVLTPPASPFSKPPQARRSGGDAPIGMMDFLTTPDMTELPRIRPMNTNVTYATTVRTHHRPPSTFFDFVNTGQKKNITLRSNRESVYPVIMVTILFFVWGIAYGFLDALNSRFQEVAQTSDWQTVGQHTAYFAGYVVGPLTFGRIVFKRWGFKACYMVGLSVYACGCLVFWPSAVLNSFPSFLISNFITGAGLSTLELSANPFIALCGPPEYAEARLTLSQAMQAIGTIVSPLLAKKVLFPANAASLIDVQWTYLGISFFNITLAIIYFYVPLPEATDEELEAASLRTVPIARQATVNIGSKPIKVIWISLGLAVFSQFCYVGGQESTSTSFQEYISRVTPGVDPVSQLAYGHTAFAVSRFLAAFIDIWVKPRYSLLFFYLGAIVFSAAAMHTTGNAGAAVITMVMFFEGPIFPKIFAQGIRGMGKHTKDASVLITAAIGGGAVFPPIMFAALKTNNAQYAFCVIVAAYTLGSLYPVYLNLLPAARRLSDPVRDEKTRRESEMEHRCRGSATDKLRKWSKGKKGHHWNDALPSVEHRERRSWPEGLAPRSHNSMAIEAVHTRTPSPASYASSRT, via the exons ATGGCGACAACCGACTTCACTGGCGATTTTCCGACCAGAGGGCCAGTGGTACTGGGCGTCTCGGCCA TGGTCCGGAGACCAGGATGGGACGACTATACCATGCTTCTCGCCTGGGTGCTGGCTTTTGGCGCTTCCTTTTCCATATGCTACGGAACGACAAAAGGCTTGGGACGAAAGCAGGAAAACATACCGTTGGAGTGGCAGGCACAGATGAAGCAGTCGTCCTACGCTTTCTCGGTACTCTAT AACCCAGCTTTAATGGCAACCAAGACGTCGATACTGCTTTTCTATCTCACCCTATCCACGACTCACAAAGTCTTTCGCTGGGCCACCATCGCAACCCTTGTCGTCGTCAATGTTGGCGGACTGGCCCTGACCATTCTGAACATGCTCCAATGTAATCCTCTCAGTGCTGCATGGGCTTCGCCTGTCCCCGATTCAGCGCATTGCACAAACATCGTCACCATATACCTATCTTCGGCGCCTCTTAACATCATCAGCGATCTGGCCATCTTGTTTCTACCAATGCCCATACTTACTAGCATGCGGCTACCAAAGAAGCAGAAAATTATTCTGGTTGTCACCTTCGGGTTTGGTATATTTGTTGCAGTCGTCGATGTTGTACGCATCGCATATCTTCAAGCCGCTCAACGCAACACCCTCCAGGCAGCCCAGCAGCAGACGCACGAATCCGGCAACGACCAGCGAAACACCAACGACTTTGCGTGGTTCTCATCCTTGTCCTTCATGTGGAGCACTGTCGAAATCAACCTGGGTATCATGTGTGGTTGTGTTCCTGCGTTGAAGCCACTCGTTAGGAGATTTCTTCCTCACTGGATCATCGATCATACAATCCGGGATGCAACACGCACGAGCGATGAGACTCCTGTCCTGCATACCGAGATTCTTGACTCTCGGAGGCAATCAGATGTTTTGACACCCCCTGCATCTCCGTTCAGCAAACCTCCGCAAGCGCGTAGAAGCGGTGGCGATGCACCTATTGGTATGATGGATTTCTTGACCACACCGGACATGACTGAGCTCCCGCGGATACGGCCCATGAACACCAACGTTACCTACGCGACTACCGTGCGTACCCACCACCGCCCACCGTCGACTTTCTTCGACTTTGTCAACACGGGACAGAAGAAGAATATTACTTTACGCAGCAACCGCGAGTCTGTGTACCCTGTCATCATGGTCAccatcctcttcttcgtctgGGGCATTGCTTACGGTTTTCTCGACGCACTCAATTCACGATTCCAGGAAGTTGCTCAGACGAGCGATTGGCAAACCGTCGGCCAACATACTGCATATTTCGCAGGTTATGTCGTTGGACCCCTGACGTTTGGTAGGATTGTATTCAAGCGTTGGGGCTTCAAAGCCTGCTACATGGTTGGTCTGTCGGTCTACGCTTGCGGGTGTCTTGTCTTCTGGCCCTCGGCCGTACTCAACTCCTTTCCATCGTTCCTGATTTCCAACTTCATCACAGGTGCTGGACTATCGACACTGGAGCTCAGCGCAAATCCCTTTATAGCGCTTTGCGGACCGCCCGAGTATGCTGAGGCACGATTGACCCTGTCGCAGGCCATGCAAGCTATTGGCACTATCGTCTCCCCACTCTTGGCCAAGAAGGTCCTCTTCCCTGCCAATGCCGCGAGCCTGATAGACGTTCAATGGACGTACCTCGGCATATCTTTCTTCAACATCACCCTGGCCATAATTTACTTCTACGTACCGCTTCCTGAAGCCACCGACGAAGAGCTCGAAGCCGCAAGTCTACGAACTGTACCTATTGCCAGGCAAGCCACTGTCAACATCGGATCAAAACCCATCAAGGTCATCTGGATAAGCCTAGGCCTGGCAGTATTTTCGCAATTCTGCTACGTCGGAGGCCAGGAGTCCACGTCTACATCGTTCCAGGAATACATCAGCCGTGTCACGCCTGGTGTGGATCCTGTATCACAGCTAGCATACGGGCACACGGCATTCGCCGTATCCCGATTCCTGGCTGCTTTCATTGACATATGGGTCAAGCCGCGGTACAGTTTGCTGTTCTTCTACCTCGGAGCCATCGTCTTCAGCGCAGCGGCAATGCACACGACAGGCAACGCCGGCGCAGCAGTCATCACCATGGTCATGTTCTTCGAAGGCCCAATATTCCCCAAGATCTTCGCTCAAGGCATACGCGGCATGGGCAAGCACACCAAAGACGCCTCGGTACTAATCACAGCCGCCATCGGCGGCGGCGCCGTCTTCCCACCTATCATGTTCGCCGCCCTCAAGACAAACAACGCACAATATGCCTTTTGTGTCATCGTCGCTGCCTACACGCTCGGCTCCCTATACCCTGTCTACCTCAACCTACTCCCTGCAGCGCGTCGCCTCTCCGACCCCGTCCGCGACGAAAAAACGCGCCGCGAATCCGAAATGGAGCATCGCTGTCGCGGCTCCGCTACCGACAAGCTGCGCAAATGGAGTAAAGGCAAAAAGGGTCATCATTGGAATGACGCGTTGCCTTCGGTGGAGCACAGAGAAAGGCGGTCTTGGCCAGAGGGCCTTGCGCCAAGGAGCCATAATAGCATGGCTATTGAGGCTGTGCATACGCGCACGCCCAGCCCCGCCAGTTATGCCTCGAGTAGGACATGA